Within Bacillota bacterium, the genomic segment GTGGTGACCCAGAGCCTGGTGCGGGATTATCTTGCTCGGAGCCCTTACAACGTCCTGCAGCTCGACCTCGGGATCGCCGACCCCTCGGAGGCCAAGCCGGGCCGCTGGCCGCAGGTGGCGCACAGGTACCGGAAGTGGCTGGAGGATGGCGTGCTGCGCCCCGACGAGACGCCGTCGCTTTACGTCATGCGGCACCGCTATGTGCTGCCGGGCGGTGCGGGGGATCGCACGGTGATGGCGGTTTT encodes:
- a CDS encoding DUF1015 family protein → MKRVAALRGVRFEVSRIGSLDGVLAPPYDVVTQSLVRDYLARSPYNVLQLDLGIADPSEAKPGRWPQVAHRYRKWLEDGVLRPDETPSLYVMRHRYVLPGGAGDRTVMAV